In Cryptococcus gattii WM276 chromosome A, complete sequence, one genomic interval encodes:
- a CDS encoding Mitochondrial carrier protein, putative (Similar to TIGR gene model, INSD accession AAW41115.1) yields the protein MSSRPIVRFGQTSLSRGIATSAPAFAPKKAAATTAKAKQGFARKKKDASSGSGGGSNNIALRYSMSANPPDLSDLPRLNPDKFRKDNVGKPTIFSQDVQDKLKSFGLPSKIDKEYASAGGPASVVREATLGLVKRVEGAKTGSSKLARYILTGERGSGKSVLLVQSVAYAIESGWIVLYSPRASKWVNSTSQYIYDPETKTYAQWESAQNILSVLLETNKDKLSAIELSERVELTKGKSVKAGESVAVLAQLGVKDDRSAVKVLEAVVDALEKQTKFPVLWAIDEAQTLFNTSKYRAADYTPIEPYHLSTPRLALDFITGRRSFSRGAVVTSLSLSDPSNLPSPALRSALSLSSSTPLTPYTPINPYHLAHAESLTPINVPCGMNSQEAAGLFELFARKGWAPNGSDELFMESFVASHGNPREMGKGLGKTFMPLTA from the exons ATGAGCTCAAGGCCCATCGTGCGCTTCGGTCAGACTTCTCTCTCGAGGGGAATTGCAACCTCGGCGCCCGCCTTTGCCCCTAAGAAAG CTGCCGCTACCACAGCTAAAGCCAAGCAGGGTTTCGCTcgaaagaagaaggacgCTTCTAGTGGAAGTGGCGGAGGAAGC AACAACATCGCTTTGAGATACTCTATGTCTGCGAACCCACCAGACCTTTCTGATCTTCCTAGGCTCAACCCT GATAAGTTCCGAAAAGACAACGTTGGCAAGCCTACCATCTTCTCTCAGGACGTCCAAGACAAGCTCAAGTCTTTCGGCTTGCCCTCAAAGATCGACAAAGAATATGCTTCTGCTGGTGGGCCTGCTAGCGTTGTGAGAGAGGCTACTTTGGGTCTTGTGAAGCGCGTGGAGGGTGCAAAGACTGGAAGTAGCAAGCTTGCAAGATACATTCTTA CTGGTGAGCGAGGAAGTGGTAAAAGTGTTCTCTTGGTCCAGAGCGTCGCCTATGCTATTGAGTCCGGATGGATTGTCTTGTATTCTCCCCGAG CCTCAAAATGGGTAAACTCAACCTCCCAATACATCTATGACCCTGAAACCAAGACCTACGCTCAATGGGAATCTGCACAAAACATTCTTTCTGTTCTTCTTGAGACCAATAAGGACAAGCTCAGCGCCATTGAACTTTCAGAAAGGGTGGAGCTCACGAAGGGCAAGAGCGTGAAGGCTGGAGAGAGCGTGGCCGTTTTGGCTCAGCTGGGTGTGAAGGACGATAGGTCAGCCGTCAAGGTTTTGGAAGCTGTTGTTGATGCACTGGAAAAGCAGACCAA ATTCCCCGTTTTGTGGGCTATTGACGAGGCTCAAACTCTCTTCAACACTTCTAAGTACCGCGCCGCTGACTACACTCCCATCGAACCTTACCATCTCTCTACTCCTCGTCTTGCGCTTGACTTTATCACTGGTAGACGATCCTTC TCTCGAGGCGCGGTTGTGACCTCCCTATCCCTCTCCGATCCCTCTAACCTTCCTTCCCCCGCTCTTCGATCCGccctttctctctcttcatCTACCCCCCTTACTCCTTATACCCCCATCAACCCCTACCACCTTGCTCACGCCGAGAGTCTCACTCCCATCAATGTTCCCTGCGGTATGAACTCTCAAGAAGCGGCGGGTCTTTTCGAGCTTTTCGCCAGGAAGGGCTGGGCTCCTAATGGATCGGATGAGTTGTTCATGGAGAGTTTTGTGGCGAGCCATGGGAACCCTAGGGAGATGGGCAAGGGTTTGGGGAAGACCTTTATGCCGCTTACAGCTTAA
- a CDS encoding Peroxisome targeting signal receptor, putative (Similar to TIGR gene model, INSD accession AAW41119.1), with protein MPYLRLPLPPFAHNNLAFSPFYDHHLALASGSNFGLVGNGRVHVVKMDQKVTGGLGLVRTWDTADCVYDVAWSETHENQIAAACGNGAIKLFDLALEGLPIQAWQEHTAEVTSIEWNNIEKELFVTGSWDQSVKVWNPCRRSSILTIPAHAGQIYSATWSPHSSTTIATCASDGFIRIWDTRTLPSPVQEIFPPSAASNPISSSSAGEILSCDWNKYIPQLLAFSSQDGGVSTVDLRHVSRNAEKMAVRLVGRHGLPARKVKWDPHNGSRLLSAGYDITCRVWQTDLPPATPPRELFSHQDHTEFVMAADWALFDPGLVASAGWDGELHMYRI; from the exons ATGCCATACCTTCgcctccctctccctccattTGCCCATAATAACCTCgccttctctcctttttaCGATCATCATTTGGCGCTTGCTTCCGGTTCCAACTTTGGGCTAGTCGGCAATGGCAGGGTGCATGTCGTCAAAATGGACCAGAAGGTCACGGGCGGACTGGGTCTGGTGAGAACTTGGGATACAGCGGACTGCGTGTACGATGTGGCCTGGAGTGAGACACATGA GAATCAGATAGCAGCAGCGTGTGGCAACGGTGCCATCAAACTTTTTGATCTCGCTCTTGAA GGATTACCTATACAAGCTTGGCAAGAACACACGGCTGAAGTCACGTCCATTGAATGGAACAATATTGAAAAGGAATTATTTGTGACTGGTTCCTGGGACCAATCAGTCAAAGTC TGGAACCCCTGTCGACGATCATCAATCCTCACCATACCTGCTCATGCTGGTCAGATATACTCCGCCACTTGGTCTCCTCATTCATCAACCACTATCGCTACCTGCGCTTCTGATGGGTTTATCCGGATATGGGATACACGTACTCTTCCCTCGCCCGTCCAAGAAATCTTCCCTCCCTCTGCTGCATCTAATCCAATTTCATCAAGCTCTGCTGGAGAAATACTTAGCTGTGACTGGAATAAGTATATCCCACAACTGCTAGCGTTCTCTTCTCAAGATGGAGGGGTCAGTACGGTTGATTTGAGACATGTATCGCGCAATGCAGAGAAGATGGCGGTAAGGTTAGTGGGAAGACATGGTCTACCAGCGAGGAAAGTGAAATGGGATCCGCATAATGGATCCAGATTACTGAGTGCAGGTTACGATATCACTTGTAGAGT CTGGCAGACTGATCTCCCCCCAGCAACGCCGCCAAGAGAGCTATTTAGTCATCAAGACCATACGGAGTTTGTAATGGCTGCAGATTGGGCCTTGTTTGACCCCGGATTGGTAGCTAGCGCAGGGTGGGACGGAGAATTACATATGTATCGCATCTAG
- a CDS encoding Hypothetical Protein (Similar to TIGR gene model, INSD accession AAW41353.1), producing the protein MPVRHIVGHPPRAIPSSPLHLNSQPVSQKHIKSKMGFQQSVVLGSCAFLLGMVFVSQVVDIPLLYQPVTPEAIDNAYKFYEMWWEAPGAVKALFHVALGLPLIALLIKLHKWSESAVFFDGSCIVMHLATIVLYLTVHINSFRTFLYESTVTSSYTILPPQAPRDVPPTADERIEAVRVLAAGNALVGLLTLGVMGMQIGQEYAKRVEEREEREVERKVKKDI; encoded by the exons ATGCCGGTCAGACATATCGTCGGTCATCCCCCGCGTGCAattccatcttctcctttaCATCTCAACTCTCAACCTGTCTCACAAAAGCACATCAAATCCAAGATGGGGTTCCAGCAATCTGTCGTACTGGGATCTTGTGCCTTCCTGCTGGGCATGGTCTTTGTCTCCCAAGTA GTTGACATTCCGCTTCTTTACCAGCCTGTTACCCCTGAGGCCATCGATAACGCCTATAAATTCTACGAGATGTGGTGGGAAGCTCCTGGTGCTGTCAAGGCCTTGTTCCATGTTGCTCTTGGGTTACCGCTCATAGCGTTACTCATCAAGCTTCACAAATGGAGTGAGAGTGCCGTCTTCTTCGATGGCAGCTGTATTG TCATGCACTTGGCGACTATCGTTCTCTACTTGACCGTCCACATCAACTCTTTCAGGACTTTCC TCTACGAGTCAACGGTCACCTCGTCGTATACCATTCTTCCACCTCAAGCTCCACGGGACGTTCCTCCTACCGCTGACGAGCGCATTGAAGCTGTTCGTGTCCTTGCTGCTGGAAATGCCCTTGTCGGTCTTCTGACTCTTGGTGTGATGGGTATGCAAATCGGACAAGAGTATGCGAAGAGAGTGGAGGAAAGGGAGGAGCGAGAGGTTGAGAggaaggtgaagaaggatatTTGA
- a CDS encoding C-5 sterol desaturase, putative (Similar to TIGR gene model, INSD accession AAW40967.1) has product MDILLEYTDEYVLDKVYNFLLPHPPVPSSLLSINTTVLPDSYPSSTTYYPSLASSSLLPRDSIIRQSISLFTIALLGAYALYFIFCSLSYYFVYDRRLEHHPKFLKDQKRKEIVSSVIAAPWIALMTLPWFVGEVRGYSMLYDNVADYGWAYTVLSVLMFLLFTDFGIYWVHRIEHHPAIYKYIHKPHHKWIVPTPYAALAFHPVDGYAQSLPYHIFPFLFPLHKYVYLGLFVFVQFWTILIHDADMITGHMLERYINGPAHHTLHHLYFTCNYGQYFIWADQYFDSFRSPAPELDPIHDSLKMMKKKGLIDEAGNPIPQTKEAKKEQ; this is encoded by the exons ATGGATATCCTCCTTGAATACACTGATGAGTACGTCCTCGACAAAGTCTACaacttcctcctcccccaTCCCCCCGTTCCCTCATCTCTCCTGTCGATAAACACCACTGTCCTTCCGGATTCATATCCTAGCTCAACAACCTACTACCCATCTCTCGCATCCAGCTCTCTTCTCCCCCGCGATTCTATCATCCGCCAGTCGATATCCCTTTTCACCATCGCCCTTCTTGGCGCGTATGCCCTCTacttcatcttctgctCTTTATCGTACTACTTTGTGTACGATAGAAGATTAGAACATCACCCGAAATTCCTTAAAGAccagaagaggaaagaaatTGTCTCGTCCGTTATTGCGGCACCGTGGATAGCGTTGATGACCCTGCCGTGGTTCGTCGGCGAGGTGAGAGGGTATAGCATGCTGTACGACAACGTGGCGGACTATGGATGGGCCTACACGGTGTTGAGCGTGTTGATGTTCTTGTTGTTCACGGACTTTGGAATTTACTGGGTGCACCGCATTGAACACCATCCGGCGATTTACAAGTACATCCACAAGCCCCATCACAAATGGATTG TACCCACCCCATACGCCGCTCTCGCGTTCCACCCCGTAGATGGTTACGCCCAATCCCTTCCTTACCA TATCTTCCCATTCTTGTTCCCCCTCCACAAATATGTCTACCTCGGCCTCTTCGTCTTTGTCCAGTTCTGGACTATCCTCATCCACGATGCTGATATGATCACCGGCCACATGTTGGAGAGGTACATCAACGGTCCTGCGCACCATACTTTGCATCATTTATATTTCACATGCAATTACGGACAG TACTTCATTTGGGCAGACCAGTACTTTGACTCATTCCGTAGTCCCGCTCCTGAACTTGACCCCATTCACGATAGTTTgaaaatgatgaagaagaagggattgATAGATGAAGCCGGGAACCCTATTCCTCAGACTAAAGAAGCGAAGAAGGAGCAATGA
- a CDS encoding Hypothetical protein (Similar to TIGR gene model, INSD accession AAW41117.1; CNA04960) — MAPSPGKIHQLPVKVLYSLDTSPHSYVTVLSNLQEVYVHYDVRPGSGPNRREGGLVGSCLLKGVARAICFASPECIPNQASLDFSVYNLDPAQRSPAPRAFAPSEESTSWTGRGFLSWALSESSPGSTVIKGRLIQDYEFSCSQFTPEGGLEGLVAAANAGPQSREDDGKGWGLEVSISLRQVNPEGKAEFKGRKEFEESLAKGTGTAGSPASTPGILSSPAVRRFTSQQNVGRQVPVGQAKEKVHSQTQSQAQPQNSTSSQGQNQSQRQAQTTERLLSQTGPSSRPTSSMGNRTSSSGIPPSSFPGDPASSSSKQLSSRASSTIPPPPPPPQSQSTNPQNAVTSAESSATAAARSRQVTPPPPLRSKSPPPSTPSRKHLHALLRADGMMSPELARHLASNPTLRNLLKAVPNNSKVFTQLRSFSGLMGDKGKKNETGQGGSIGAAGGRNREAEVEREDSPTEPTTPTPSLPQPNTPLTVTQNRSAAAGAQGGGCCNCGTMQSDCWRIRKMKDGPPRKVCDDCGVYFNEHKKMRPPELWNPKPALTNGLGRSQTAGPSSTTGKSINAPDHKRRGHSHDLFSDGPASGLRSSPRLKRRSSSDHPPSSSHSHYNTRSHPPQPPPHTLPSHAHGIQGHEAGGSDAGGHTPSSSSTTGHPMESPRKRYKPKAGVAPSPRMATRASTRATVGTPSDFSSEVFGFSPRTITGESSGHGHGHSHGSQSDPKSFAPHSQPLASCLEWITPNTQPFTCYA, encoded by the exons ATGGCTCCGTCACCAGGGAAGATACATCAGCTTCCAG TCAAGGTGCTGTATAGTCTCGACACTTCTCCCCATTCCTATGTAACGGTACTCAGCAATCTTCAGGAAGTTTATGTCCATTATGATGTTAGACCAGGATCCGGTCCAAACcggagagaaggagggcTGGTGGGTAGCTGCCTTTTGAAAGGCGTTGCTAGAGCCATTTGTTTTGCCAG TCCGGAATGTATTCCGAACCAAGCTTCACTCGATTTCTCGGTATACAACCTTGATCCTGCGCAAAGGTCACCAGCTCCACGTGCATTTGCCCCTTCAGAAGAGTCTACTTCGTGGACAGGTCGAGGGTTTTTATCATGGGCGCTCTCTGAATCTTCACCGGGTTCGACGGTCATCAAAGGACGCTTGATCCAGGATTACGAGTTTTCATGCTCACAGTTCACTCCTGAAGGTGGACTTGAAGGTCTTGTGGCGGCTGCCAATGCCGGTCCACAATCAAGAGAAGACGATGGCAAGGGATGGGGACTCGAGGTTAGCATATCGTTACGACAAGTCAATCCCGAAGGCAAGGCAGAATTCAAGGGGCGTAAAGAGTTTGAAGAGTCTTTAGCGAAAGGTACTGGTACCGCAGGAAGTCCGGCGAGTACGCCCGGAATTTTGAGCTCCCCAGCAGTACGGAGATTTACCAGTCAACAGAATGTCGGTAGACAAGTGCCTGTTGGACAGGCAAAGGAAAAAGTCCATTCGCAGACACAGTCTCAAGCCCAACCGCAAAATAGTACTTCAAGTCAAGGCCAAAACCAATCACAACGGCAAGCACAGACGACCGAAAGGCTTCTGAGCCAAACCGGACCTTCAAGCAGACCAACATCTTCGATGGGCAACCGAACCTCGTCTTCCGGTATACCGCCGTCGTCTTTTCCTGGTGACCCCGCGTCATCAAGTTCAAAACAGCTTTCAAGTCGTGCATCATCCACCATTCCGCCGCCTCCACCGCCTCCGCAAAGCCAGTCCACCAATCCTCAAAATGCCGTCACCTCTGCGGAGAGCAGTGCAACTGCTGCTGCCCGTTCTCGTCAAGTCACTCCACCCCCACCACTTCGTTCAAaatctcctcctccatctaCCCCATCCCGTAAACATCTCCACGCTCTTCTTCGTGCAGACGGGATGATGTCACCCGAGCTCGCCCGCCATTTAGCGTCAAATCCGACATTGAGGAATCTGCTGAAGGCAGTGCCGAATAATTCGAAAGTGTTCACACAGTTAAGAAGCTTTTCGGGTTTGATGGGAGAtaaggggaagaagaatgagaCAGGGCAAGGCGGAAGCATTGGTGCTGCTGGAGGGAGAAATAGAGAGGCGGAAGTTGAAAGAGAGGATTCACCTACAGAACCCACAACTCCAACACCGAGCTTGCCACAGCCAAACACACCGTTGACCGTAACTCAAAATAGgtcagcagcagcaggcGCACAGGGTGGTGGGTGTTGTAACTGTGGTACAATGCAATCTGATTGCTGGAGGATTCGAAAGATGAAAGACGGACCACCTAGAAAGGTTTGCGATG ATTGCGGAGTGTACTTCAATGAACACAAGAAGATGCGCCCTCCTGAATTGTGGAACCCCAAACCCGCTTTAACCAATGGCCTAGGACGAAGTCAGACTGCTGGGCCATCCTCAACCACGGGCAAGAGCATTAATGCACCGGATCATAAGCGCCGTGGACATAGTCATGACCTCTTCTCGGATGGTCCTGCATCTGGGCTACGTTCGTCTCCCCGTTTAAAACGGCGTTCGTCTTCAGACCAtcctccttcatcttcccattcccatTATAACACTCGCTCTCATCCACctcaacctcctcctcaCACCCTCCCATCACATGCACATGGTATCCAAGGCCATGAAGCTGGAGGCAGTGACGCTGGAGGGCATACGCCCAGCTCGTCAAGTACTACCGGTCATCCGATGGAGAGCCCACGGAAAAGATATAAACCCAAGGCTGGTGTTGCACCGAGCCCGAGAATGGCGACGAGGGCTAGTACACGAGCGACTGTGGGTACGCCGTCAGACTTTTCGAGTGAGGTGTTTGGTTTTTCGCCGAGGACCATTACGGGGGAGAGTAGTGGACATGGGCATGGTCACTCTCATGGAA GCCAATCCGACCCCAAATCCTTCGCACCCCACTCCCAACCCCTTGCATCCTGCCTCGAATGGATCACACCCAACACCCAACCCTTCACATGCTACGCCTGA
- a CDS encoding uncharacterized protein (Similar to TIGR gene model, INSD accession AAW40966.1), with the protein MTWPNEPEMHDGKTKYATNNKGRTFQADIILPCTGQRLHISLMAELNPALISPMTGRIRVLPTQQQFSESSTPTDTAPWTFSSSSLIGSDEAQLQTQEDYNHIFAIGDCAQTRAIQAGHTAFGQGEVAARNILRLIAKEEEGVEKTNDEELEEYEAPKPAIKLTLGIKNGVLVDGESVTPNNTGEEDLQAQLMGLPNAMSMDINE; encoded by the exons ATGACATGGCCCAATGAGCCCGAAATGCATGATGGGAAGACCAAATATGCTACTAATAATAAGGGCCGTACATTTCAAGCAGACATCATT CTGCCATGTACAGGCCAAAGACTCCACATTTCCTTGATGGCTGAGCTTAACCCTGCGCTCATTTCGCCTATGACCGGTCGCATTCGCGTACTCCCCACCCAACAA CAATTTTCGGAGTCATCCACGCCTACCGATACGGCCCCTTGGaccttttcatcttcttctttaATTGGTTCCGACGAAGCTCAACTTCAAACTCAGGAAGATTACAACCACATCTTCGCCATTGGCGATTGTGCCCAGACCAGAGCTATCCAAGCTGGACATACAGCTTTTGGCCAAGGGGAAGTCGCTGCGAGGAACATCTTGAGGCTGATTGcgaaagaagaggagggggTGGAAAAGACAAATGACGAGGAGTTGGAGGAATATGAAGCGCCTAAGCCCGCTATCAAGCTTACACTTGGCATT AAAAATGGGGTACTTGTAGACGGGGAAAGTGTGACGCCTAACAATACTGGGGAAGAAGACCTGCAGGCCCAGCTCAT GGGACTTCCTAATGCGATGAGTATGGACATCAACGAGTAA
- a CDS encoding Translation initiation factor IF-2, putative (Similar to TIGR gene model, INSD accession AAW41116.1) — translation MAPRASTRTHAKPYDRPAANSKSKGKGKAAAHDLGAPATHSQSSRKGKKAWRKNIDITHEEEALEKAREDERVTGGPMATKSNNELFTVDVVGDAQVGAKAKRQHKPLRSLAILSERSAVPSLTSRVSKTAPQKKKPLLSSAEKERLKRIARKTQAFSDGTGLASADIKARGPVENDVWEEEQAFEVEGGFGEETIVKKKVKVPVTIARQRAAYLGSVDKAVETPEGGVSYNPSAESHAKLIDEAYKEELAAVEREKEEAAIIEKFGSVVEARRHIERSEFAEGMLVGDGESDGEESSGDQDLPEKKASKRKTTAQRNRQARQRAIEEATRQEKEKRKLANSVSSLAAFKREVERKQKEHAEKERIAKLAKKEKERRGKQEGEKVGKYRVQKKRVEVQLGEDLAESLRQVKPEGNLFKDRFLALQKRALVEPRVPQLPKKKALKIKEFEKHAWKRFF, via the exons ATGGCCCCCAGAGCGTCAACTAGGACCCACGCTAAACCTTATGACCGGCCTGCAGCTAATTCCAAGTCAAAAGGCAAGGGAAAGGCGGCAGCGCACGACCTGGGAGCTCCTGCAACTCATTCACAGTCGTCAAGAAAGGGTAAGAAGGCATGGAGGAAGAACATTGACATAACGCACGAAGAGGAGGCGTTGGAGAAGGCTAGGGAAGATGAACGGGTTACTGG TGGACCCATGGCTACTAAATCCAATAACGAGCTGTTCACGGTCGATGTTGTCGGTGATGCTCAAGTCGGCGCGAAAGCAAAACGTCAACATAAGCCACTCAGATCTCTTGCGATCCTATCCGAACGCTCTGCTGTTCCCTCGCTCACCTCTCGAGTGTCTAAAACTGCTCCTCAAAAGAAAAAacctctcctctcctcgGCCGAGAAGGAGCGTCTCAAGCGCATCGCTCGTAAGACTCAAGCTTTCTCCGACGGCACTGGTTTAGCAAGTGCCGATATTAAGGCCAGGGGGCCTGTGGAAAATGATGTgtgggaagaagagcaggCGTTTGAAGTCGAGGGTGGCTTTGGAGAGGAGACCATTGTAAAGAAGAAGGTCAAGGTGCCCGTGACTATCGCCCGTCAGCGAGCCGCCTATCTCGGTTCTGTGGACAAGGCGGTCGAGACTCCTGAGGGTGGCGTTTCTTATAACCCTTCTGCTGAGTCCCACGCTAAACTCATTGACGAAGCCTACAAGGAAGAACTTGCCGCTGTTGAACGTGAAAAAGAGGAAGCTGCTATTATTGAGAAATTTGGTTCTGTCGTCGAAGCGCGCAGACATATTGAGCGATCAGAATTTGCCGAAGGCATGCTGGTCGGCGATGGCGAATCCGATGGCGAGGAGTCCAGTGGCGATCAGGATCTGCCAGAGAAGAAAGCTTCAAAGCGCAAGACTACCGCCCAGCGCAACCGTCAAGCACGACAACGTGCAATCGAAGAAGCGACTCGAcaagaaaaggagaagcGTAAACTGGCCAATTCTGTTTCCTCCCTTGCAGCATTTAAGAGGGAAGTTGAGAGGAAGCAGAAGGAACACGCcgagaaggagaggataGCGAAGCTTGccaagaaggaaaaggagagaaggggcaagcaggaaggagagaaggtCGGAAAGTATAGGGTTCAAAAGAAGAGAGTTGAAGTACAATTGGGCGAGGATTTGGCAGAAAGTCTGCGACAGGTCAAACCGGAAGGTAACTTGTTCAAAGATCGATTCTTGGCTTTGCAGAAGCGAGCACTTGTCGAGCCTCGTGTTCCTCAGCT GcccaagaagaaggctcTCAAGATTAAGGAATTCGAAAAACACGCTTGGAAGCGCTTCTTCTAG